A stretch of DNA from Candidatus Bathyarchaeota archaeon:
GGTTAAGTCTGGTTAAGGGCGCAAAAAAATGGACCATAACTGACATGCTGGACAAGGTTTTCATTCATAAGTACTTGGGCATACCTGTTTTCATAACCCTGTTTTGGGCTATGTTCAAGTTTGCCTTTGATGCTTCTGCTCCTTTTATGGAAATAATTGGTCTGCTGTTTGGATCCTTTGCCGAAGCATCAGCAGTTATTCCCAATGAAATTCTCGCGTCCTTTGTAGGTGACGGAATCTTCGGCGGACTAGGCTTCATACTGACTTTCATACCGCCGATATTTTTCCTGTTCCTTGGAATATCGTTTCTAGAAGACAGTGGCTACCTTGCCCGAGCAGCATTCATAATGGACCGTATAATGTTCAAACTTGGATTGCACGGGCGCTCGTTTATTCCTATGTTACTAGGCTTTGGATGTAACATTCCTGCTATGATGGCAGCGCGAAGCATTGAAGGAAAAACAGATCGACTGATTACCCTGCTAGTTAACCCTTTCATTTCTTGCGGTGCACGACTTCCAGTGTACATCCTAATCGCAGGAGCATTCTTTGGTTCAATGGCAACTGCAGCAGTTTGGTCCATGTATTTCCTTGGCATTGTAGTAGCAATCGGTTTAGCGCTTCTGTTACGGAAAACCGTGCTGAAAGGTGAACCTGCACCTTTCATCATGGAATTGCCTCTATACAAGGCGCCTACTATTCGTGCCATTGTGACTCACATGTGGGAACGTGGTGTTCTATTCCTTAAAAAAGCTGGAACATACCTGTTGGCGGGAGCTATCATATTATGGTTCTTGTCAACCTTCCCGTGGGGTGCTGAAGTAGAAATGTCTTACACTGGACAAATCGGTCAAGCACTTGCGCCACTGTTTGCACCATTAGGCTTTGACTGGCGAATCGTATCTTCACTGGTCTTCGGTTTACTTGCAAAAGAGATCGCAGTGGAAGCCCTTGGAATAATCTACATAGTAGAAGGTGAAACAGCGATTGCAGGCGCTTTAGTGGCAAACTACAATCCAGTTATCGGTTTCACTCTGATGGCTTTCACGTTGCTGTATATTCCATGTGTCGCAACAATTGGCACCATGAAAAAAGAGTCCGGCTCATGGAAGTGGACAATCTTCCAAGTGTTATTGACTCTTGTCGTGGCATACATTGTTGGCTTGGTCATCACAGGAATAGGAGCACTATTAGGATTTGCATAAAGAGGTGAAAAAATATGGGATTCAACAAAAACATTGGAACAAAACTAGCAATCTACTCTGTAATAATCGGAATACTATATGCAGTCTTCGGAGTCCTAGAGATACTAATCGGTTGGGGAGACTTAACTGGAACCGGTATATCACTTATTCCGTCGCTGGAATTAGCAGGAGTAACAGTTGTACCCCCAGACGTCTTTGGCGGAGTCATGCTGATAATCATCGCTATAGTATACCTCACAGGAGTAAAACAGCAAGCAAAAGGCAACCGGGAAGGGTTATCTTTCCTTCTTGTAGGTAGCCTTCTTGCAACAGTCTTCTTTGGAGTATACTTGGCAATAATGCTCTCTAACGGTGTCGGATACCTATTCCAGTTTGAAGATTGGCTAGAATGGATATGGCTGGACGACCTAAGACCCGGAATATGGCTGTTCCTTTTAGCGTTGCCCGGAACGTATCTGTCTTTCACAAAAAAGAAATGGAGAGAATAACCCTTGATAAAAGAAATCCTGACCTTGGTCCGGGATGGCGGTCTACTAAGCAAGAACGACATTGCCGACCGGGTAGGAATCCAGCAAGCAACTCTGGAAAGTGTTTTTTCTCTTCTTTCCTCTAAGGGCTACCTAAAAAAAATTGACAACGCCAATGCTGCAACCTCTAAAGCATGCCTTTGCTGTTCAGGTTGCACAGGATGCAACACAAACACAAATGTTCCTGCTGTATACACCATTACTGAAAAAGGAAAAACATACCTGCAGCCAAAATAGCTCTCCCCTTTTTTATTTTTGAACTGTCTTGTGAATTTTAATGCCCAAACACGTTACTCCTTGTTTTGAACGGTACCTTGAAGGCATATATATTCTCCAAGAAAAGAATGGATTTGCTCGAACCGGTGACCTTGCAAAAATGTTTGGTGTAGTTTATGGAACAGTAACTAACACAGTATCTAAACTCAAAAACAAAGGCTTAGTACATCATCAACCATATTTTGGTGTCACCCTCACAGATGACGGTACAAGAATTGCCTTGAAATCAATCAAAAAACACTGGCTGGTAACAAAAATGTTCACTGAACTTTTAGATATTGAACAAGAACTGGCTTACAATTTGGCTTTTAATCTTGCATGTTATCTTCCGGAAACTGTAATTAAGAAAATTGAAGAGAAACTCGGTTCGTAAATTTTTGCTCAAAGGGGTCTTTAACCTGTTTTAGAAAGCTGTGTTTATTACATAAAAACTGCGTTAGTCCTGCATTTTATTGTTGAATCGAGCAAATTGTTGGCGTTTTTCTGTAACTGATGGTAATTGATGATATGAAACATATTGGTGAACAAAAACTTTACAAATTAAATCGAATAAACAATACGTGGGAGGTACAAAAATGAGTAAAGCCTTGATTGTTTATGGTACCCGTTATGGGGCAACTGAAATGACTTCGAACGAAATTGCAGATGTTTTTCGTCAAGAAGGATTAGATACCACGGTGGTTAATCTCAAAAACGGAAAAGTCAAAGACATCAACGATTACGACCTTGTTGTAGTCGGTAGCGGAATTAAAATAAAAAAGTGGACTAAAGAACCTGAAAGGTTTCTTAACACATTTAAAAATGAATTAGCGAACAAGAAAACTGCGTTGTTCATCTGTTGCGGTGCCAAATACCCGTTGGATGAAAACACCAACATAGAAACTGAACTAGAGTACGCCCGAACGCATCATCTGGAAGAAAAAGCTGCCAAATACAATCTGCAACCAATCTCTTTGGGACTATTTGGTGGAGTTTACAACTACAACAAGATGGGATGGTTTTTCAAAAAAACCTTGTCAGGAATCAAACTCCAACTAGAAGAAGCTGGAGTCCCACAAACAGAGCCTGGACTATACGATACTAGAGACATCAACAATATACGCAACTGGGCAAAAAACGTGGCTCAAAAGCTAAATAGTTGATTATATTTAATTGTTTTAGAGTTATTTTTATTTTTTGCATTCTTTGATTTTTTTAGTATTAATCGAATTTTTTATATGGTTTTTCGATTATTTTATATTGATTATTTCATCAAAAAAATTTCGAAGTTTTTCTTTGTTCATGGTCACTTTGCTTAAATTTCTTTTTCCCTCTTTAGTTATGCTGTAAACTCGTTTTTTATATTGAAATCCCCCTTGAATTAATCTGTCTTTTTCTAGTTTGAATAAAATGCTATAGATAGTACTTGGACTGACTTTAATTCCAAATTTTTTTTGGCATAACTTCATTATATCATAACCACTTGTTGGACCATTTTCTGGCATGTTCGCAAGAATAATTACATCTAATAATGCACGAAATATTTTTCTCTCTAATATCATTGGAATTTGGGTCATATTTTTTACCCTTAATCTTCGAACGTTCGTTTGAAATTTTATATTGCATTTATTGTCATTAAGTGCGCGATTGCCTTTCATTCCTCTATAGGTTAATTATTCACTTTATCTTCAAAAAATAATAGTAAATAATAATATTTATTTTTTGTGATTAAAAATGGTTTTTTTAAAAAATTTTTTTAAGGTACGAAAAATAGATAAATAATTAGATGAACGTAGTTTTCTACTTTCTTTCCTTATGTTTTTTGTTATTTGCTATTTGAATTATTAGTGAGGCAGTAATAATCGATAAACCTGCTCCAATAGCTATTTCTGAACTCTGCAACAAATCTTGCTCTGGTCCAGTAAATCTGATCGTAATTTTTCCGTTAATTGTTGAGTTTAATTGATTGTGGATTAAATATGCATATCGGTTTCGGTGTTCTATTCTTGAAGTTAATGTATTTTGTTCCACATTTGTATAACTGAGAAACGGTTCAATTGTTTCATCTTTGAGCCACAATTTTATTCCCTCTTCGTCAAGTATGTAAATGTCAATTGGTGAATCAACATCTACAATTAACGTAAGGTCTCGTGGTGCCCATATGCTGGGTGATTGGCTATCTGAAAAATACTCTGGATATTGGAAGCCATTAAATGACATGGTTGTTCTGTCTACCGAATTCCGGATGAGCGTAACCAGCAATAGTGAAATTCCGATCAGCAAAATTATCACGCCTATTCTGGTCCATTTTTTCATTGGGTTTTCACCTTTTTAGTCGACCTCCATTATTTGCGTGAAATAAACTAAAATAACCACAAACAGGACGATAGAACTTACTAAAGGAATTGCAATTGCAATGATGCCTTCATTAAACTGGACTGGTGGATTTATTCCCCGTACCCAATTGAAAATTGTTCCCATTCTGTGCGTAGACGAAAATAACGATTCACGTCCAAACATTGCATCAATGCCATATAGTAAAAGAGCTGATGCAATGATTGATATGGTTTCATTTTTTGTAATTACTGATATTGTAGCTGTGATTGTGCAAATGAAAAATAATTGGAGAATCAAAACAAAAAGTGACACTAGAAAAACTGGATCAATAATACTTAGTTGCAAAAGAGGTAACTGTAAAGAAGTTGTTCCACAATATATTATACAAAATGCTAAAAACAAAACTAAAAATTTTGAGAGAAATAGCTGCCATTTTTGAACAGGGTATGATAAAAGAGTTTTTATTTCTTTTTTTGAA
This window harbors:
- a CDS encoding metal-dependent transcriptional regulator translates to MPKHVTPCFERYLEGIYILQEKNGFARTGDLAKMFGVVYGTVTNTVSKLKNKGLVHHQPYFGVTLTDDGTRIALKSIKKHWLVTKMFTELLDIEQELAYNLAFNLACYLPETVIKKIEEKLGS
- a CDS encoding PadR family transcriptional regulator yields the protein MTQIPMILERKIFRALLDVIILANMPENGPTSGYDIMKLCQKKFGIKVSPSTIYSILFKLEKDRLIQGGFQYKKRVYSITKEGKRNLSKVTMNKEKLRNFFDEIINIK
- the feoB gene encoding ferrous iron transport protein B, producing the protein MPHTVALIGNPNVGKSVIFNSLVPGARQHVGNWPGKTVEKKEGKCVHKGTELKIVDLPGTYSLTARAVDELVSRNYIVEEKPDVVVHIIDASNIERNLYFTFLLLELEANVVVALNMFDVAKEKGYTIDVKKLSKQLGVPVVPTVATAKEGLDKLKDEIVYAAKKQVWIISPKINYGKELENQINSVAQVVTKDSALTNKYPQRWLAIKLLENDKDALDKIKGIKIQNEIQDAINHAQKTIGEDPEIVLADKRYDLVSEALGLSLVKGAKKWTITDMLDKVFIHKYLGIPVFITLFWAMFKFAFDASAPFMEIIGLLFGSFAEASAVIPNEILASFVGDGIFGGLGFILTFIPPIFFLFLGISFLEDSGYLARAAFIMDRIMFKLGLHGRSFIPMLLGFGCNIPAMMAARSIEGKTDRLITLLVNPFISCGARLPVYILIAGAFFGSMATAAVWSMYFLGIVVAIGLALLLRKTVLKGEPAPFIMELPLYKAPTIRAIVTHMWERGVLFLKKAGTYLLAGAIILWFLSTFPWGAEVEMSYTGQIGQALAPLFAPLGFDWRIVSSLVFGLLAKEIAVEALGIIYIVEGETAIAGALVANYNPVIGFTLMAFTLLYIPCVATIGTMKKESGSWKWTIFQVLLTLVVAYIVGLVITGIGALLGFA
- a CDS encoding ABC transporter permease subunit; its protein translation is MFSAILLLLNRPFDNAYLFSYDCLSNIIADFNVVIPFFIIPIVAHSIAGSISKKEIKTLLSYPVQKWQLFLSKFLVLFLAFCIIYCGTTSLQLPLLQLSIIDPVFLVSLFVLILQLFFICTITATISVITKNETISIIASALLLYGIDAMFGRESLFSSTHRMGTIFNWVRGINPPVQFNEGIIAIAIPLVSSIVLFVVILVYFTQIMEVD
- a CDS encoding flavodoxin domain-containing protein, encoding MSKALIVYGTRYGATEMTSNEIADVFRQEGLDTTVVNLKNGKVKDINDYDLVVVGSGIKIKKWTKEPERFLNTFKNELANKKTALFICCGAKYPLDENTNIETELEYARTHHLEEKAAKYNLQPISLGLFGGVYNYNKMGWFFKKTLSGIKLQLEEAGVPQTEPGLYDTRDINNIRNWAKNVAQKLNS